A single Natranaerobius thermophilus JW/NM-WN-LF DNA region contains:
- the ltrA gene encoding group II intron reverse transcriptase/maturase produces the protein MKKWYSLIDKIYSKKNLEDAYRRVRANKGKPGIDQVTVEAYGSNLEENLETLHHDLKIGAYKPQPVRRVKIPKPDGSTRPLGIPTVKDRVVQQATLNILQPIFDPDFHPSSYGYRPNRSCHKAIAKSEQFINKYNLRHVVDMDLSKCFDKLNHELIIEEVAKKVSDGSVLKLIKKFLKSGVMEDGAIEDTEIGSPQGGVISPLLTNIYLDRFDKEMKSRNIRIVRYADDILIFAYTPRQAKRYKDIATEILEDELKLTVNKEKTHITNDRKGVPYLGVIIRSQNISIQPEKIQKFKEKVRTLTPRNHGRNLSEIIKELNPVLRGWANYFRIANCKKQFENLMKWIRRRLRMKKMREWKSWKQLHKTLRRKGYKGEFEKISMNKWRNSSSPLISLALPNKWFDEIGLINISTYQVGILHHFRE, from the coding sequence ATGAAGAAATGGTACAGTTTAATAGACAAGATTTATTCCAAAAAGAATCTAGAAGACGCCTACCGCAGGGTCAGAGCTAACAAAGGTAAACCCGGCATAGACCAGGTAACCGTGGAGGCTTATGGCTCCAACCTAGAAGAAAATCTGGAAACCCTTCATCATGACCTTAAAATTGGCGCATACAAACCACAACCTGTGAGGCGAGTTAAGATACCCAAACCAGATGGAAGTACTCGCCCATTAGGGATTCCAACCGTAAAAGACAGGGTAGTCCAACAAGCAACGTTAAATATACTTCAACCGATTTTTGATCCAGACTTCCACCCGTCAAGCTACGGATACAGGCCTAATCGCTCATGTCACAAAGCAATAGCTAAATCAGAACAGTTCATTAATAAATACAATCTAAGACATGTAGTAGATATGGACCTATCTAAATGCTTTGATAAATTAAACCATGAGTTGATTATCGAAGAAGTAGCCAAGAAAGTTAGTGATGGAAGTGTTCTCAAATTAATAAAGAAATTTTTGAAGTCCGGAGTAATGGAAGATGGAGCCATAGAAGACACAGAAATAGGGAGCCCTCAAGGTGGAGTGATATCACCACTACTAACCAACATTTACCTAGACAGATTTGATAAAGAAATGAAGAGTCGCAATATCCGAATAGTAAGATATGCCGATGATATTTTAATATTCGCCTACACACCAAGACAAGCGAAAAGATATAAAGATATAGCTACTGAAATATTAGAAGACGAATTAAAACTAACAGTTAATAAAGAGAAAACTCACATAACAAATGACCGCAAAGGTGTTCCCTACCTAGGAGTTATCATAAGGAGTCAAAACATATCCATCCAGCCTGAAAAGATACAGAAATTCAAAGAAAAAGTCAGAACTCTTACACCAAGAAATCATGGTAGAAATCTATCCGAAATCATAAAAGAGCTAAATCCAGTATTAAGAGGATGGGCAAATTACTTCCGAATAGCCAATTGTAAGAAACAATTTGAGAACTTAATGAAATGGATTAGAAGAAGACTTAGGATGAAGAAAATGCGAGAATGGAAAAGTTGGAAACAACTACACAAAACTCTTCGCAGAAAAGGCTACAAAGGGGAATTTGAGAAAATCTCCATGAATAAATGGAGAAACTCATCAAGTCCTCTCATAAGTTTAGCACTACCCAATAAGTGGTTTGACGAGATAGGTCTAATTAATATTAGTACCTATCAAGTTGGTATTTTGCATCACTTTAGAGAGTGA
- a CDS encoding sodium-dependent transporter: MPDQREQWKSKLGFVLAAAGSAVGLGNVWRFPFVTGEEGGAAFLIIYIIAIIIIGYPLMVTEISLGRHTQRNPVGAFKSIAPNTPWWLVGALSVLTGFVILSYYSVIAGWSLSYIVKSLAGFPIGIEATEQLFGEHTTSLFEPIFYHFLFMAIVVGVISAGVVKGIQRVVTFLMPVLVVLLLAVVIRAVTLPGAGEGLAFLFRPDFSAVSWDTILAAIGQSFFTLSLGMGAILTYGSYLSKNDEIPNSSVQVIGADALIAIISGMAIFPAVFALGFDPGEGPGLVFVTLPAVFAEMPVGGLFGFLFFVLLSIAALTSAISLLEVVVAYFVDEKQWPRKKASATIGLVAFIVGLFPVLGYSALDHVTFMGMDILDTYDFIADSIMLPLGGAMIAFFAGHVWGTRNVMEEANKSATGIRIGDWAAPLLKYIIPIGVIIVMIVGIIETIGG; the protein is encoded by the coding sequence ATGCCTGATCAACGTGAACAATGGAAGTCGAAATTAGGTTTCGTACTTGCGGCGGCAGGCTCAGCTGTAGGCTTAGGTAATGTCTGGAGATTTCCCTTTGTAACAGGGGAAGAAGGTGGAGCTGCCTTTTTAATTATTTACATTATCGCAATAATAATTATAGGCTATCCCCTTATGGTAACTGAAATTTCTTTGGGTAGACATACTCAAAGAAATCCGGTTGGTGCTTTTAAATCAATTGCTCCTAATACTCCTTGGTGGCTTGTTGGTGCTTTATCTGTGCTAACAGGGTTTGTCATCCTAAGTTATTATTCTGTTATTGCTGGTTGGTCTCTATCTTACATTGTTAAATCTTTAGCAGGTTTTCCAATAGGAATAGAAGCCACAGAGCAGCTATTTGGTGAACACACTACAAGTCTTTTTGAACCAATTTTTTATCACTTTTTATTCATGGCGATTGTAGTCGGTGTTATATCAGCTGGAGTTGTGAAAGGTATTCAAAGAGTGGTCACTTTTCTCATGCCAGTGTTGGTAGTACTATTACTGGCTGTTGTTATTAGGGCTGTCACTTTACCCGGAGCTGGAGAGGGTTTAGCATTCCTATTTAGGCCGGATTTCAGTGCGGTTAGTTGGGATACTATTCTCGCTGCCATAGGTCAGTCATTCTTCACTTTAAGTCTTGGTATGGGTGCTATTTTAACTTATGGAAGTTATCTTTCTAAGAATGATGAAATACCTAACAGTTCAGTTCAGGTAATTGGTGCCGATGCTCTGATTGCAATTATTTCAGGTATGGCTATTTTCCCTGCTGTTTTTGCTTTAGGATTTGACCCTGGTGAAGGTCCTGGATTGGTATTCGTCACTTTACCGGCTGTTTTTGCAGAAATGCCTGTTGGTGGACTTTTTGGATTCTTATTCTTTGTCTTATTATCCATTGCGGCATTAACCTCTGCCATTTCATTGCTAGAGGTAGTTGTAGCTTATTTCGTAGACGAAAAACAATGGCCTAGAAAAAAAGCTTCTGCTACTATAGGTTTGGTTGCTTTTATCGTAGGGCTTTTCCCAGTTTTAGGTTATAGCGCCCTAGATCATGTTACCTTTATGGGCATGGATATCTTAGACACTTATGATTTTATAGCAGATAGTATTATGTTACCACTAGGTGGGGCTATGATTGCTTTCTTTGCCGGTCATGTTTGGGGTACTAGAAATGTTATGGAAGAAGCAAATAAATCTGCCACCGGTATTAGGATTGGCGATTGGGCAGCACCATTATTAAAGTATATAATCCCTATTGGCGTTATCATAGTAATGATTGTAGGAATTATAGAGACTATTGGTGGTTAA
- a CDS encoding DUF1294 domain-containing protein encodes MELIVQWTSSEFIYLLLTLLNIYAFVLMGLDKHFAIKGKSRISEKHLLGSGVVGGVFGLYVGMKVFRHKTQHLIFKLGIPLLLFLYVVVFYFTINIPESPLL; translated from the coding sequence ATGGAATTAATTGTTCAATGGACTAGCTCGGAATTCATATACTTATTATTAACTTTACTAAATATTTATGCTTTTGTTCTTATGGGACTTGATAAACATTTTGCAATAAAAGGGAAAAGCAGGATTTCAGAAAAGCATTTATTGGGATCTGGAGTTGTAGGAGGGGTGTTTGGACTCTATGTTGGGATGAAAGTTTTTAGACATAAGACTCAACATTTAATATTTAAACTTGGAATTCCACTACTTTTATTTTTATATGTTGTGGTATTTTATTTTACGATAAACATTCCAGAAAGCCCACTGCTTTAG
- the nuoE gene encoding NADH-quinone oxidoreductase subunit NuoE: protein MSQSQDTKQDTAKRIDTQVRREELPKEELRELIRKHRKDSGGLIPLLQTVQEREGYLSRKRLESIAREMNLSLAKIMGVVSFYSQFHIQPKGKNIIRVCMGTACHVKGAGQVMEKFQRELSIETGQTTEDREFSLEAVSCIGACGLAPVLTINHNTHGKVTTSDVNHLINRYVNGSNNGNEGGEQG from the coding sequence TTGAGTCAAAGTCAGGATACTAAACAAGATACAGCCAAGAGAATTGATACACAAGTGAGACGAGAAGAGCTACCTAAAGAAGAGTTGCGAGAACTCATTAGAAAACACCGGAAAGATTCAGGAGGTTTAATTCCTCTTTTGCAAACAGTTCAGGAAAGAGAAGGTTATTTATCCCGTAAAAGGTTGGAATCCATTGCCCGAGAGATGAACCTTTCCCTGGCCAAAATAATGGGAGTAGTTTCTTTTTATTCACAGTTTCATATCCAGCCTAAAGGCAAAAATATCATACGCGTATGTATGGGAACGGCCTGTCATGTTAAAGGAGCAGGCCAAGTAATGGAAAAATTCCAAAGAGAACTTTCCATAGAAACAGGTCAAACGACTGAAGATAGGGAGTTTAGTCTTGAGGCGGTTTCATGTATTGGGGCCTGTGGTCTTGCTCCAGTCTTAACTATTAATCACAATACACACGGAAAAGTTACTACTTCTGATGTAAACCATTTGATTAATAGATATGTTAATGGTTCAAATAACGGAAATGAAGGTGGGGAACAAGGATGA
- a CDS encoding NADH-quinone oxidoreductase subunit NuoF gives MRVLVCGGTGCVTSGSQEVKDVLETELEKENIQDYKVIFTGCQGFCEQGPLIRVEQDETFYCNVDAEGAKKIVHHHLKNGQLVSELLYENHDGHKVQKREEIDFYQKQERVVINRSGFIDPENIDEYLNSGGYQALQLGLTMEPEDIITEIQAANLRGRGGGGFPTGLKWEYAKKGDEKTEKYVVCNADEGDPGAFMDRSILEGDPHVVIEGMAIAGLAIGANRGIIYVRAEYPLAVKRLEKAISQAKEYGYLGERVLGSNFSFDIEIKQGAGAFVCGEETALIESVHGNRGMPRPRPPFPAEKGLYDSPTILNNVETLANIPVILNWGAQKYNELGTKDSKGTKVFAITGKVRNTGLCEVPMGIKLKDLIFDIGGGIKDDKEFKAVQIGGPSGGCLPQESLDFPIEYDSLIDAGAMMGSGGLVVMDTSTCMVDLSRFFLNFTQSESCGKCNPCREGTKRLLEILNRIIDGYGENEDLKILNRLGNNIINTSLCGLGQSAPNPVLSTIRYFENEYLEHINNKYCRAGVCKNLTTIEVDPEKCSGCEICKQICPVDAIKGEKSEVHNIDSKVCIKCKECIDKCPLEAIE, from the coding sequence ATGAGAGTTTTGGTTTGTGGTGGTACTGGATGTGTAACATCCGGCTCCCAAGAAGTTAAAGATGTTTTAGAAACAGAATTGGAAAAAGAGAATATACAAGACTACAAGGTGATTTTCACTGGCTGTCAAGGGTTTTGTGAGCAAGGGCCGTTAATAAGAGTCGAACAAGATGAGACCTTCTACTGTAATGTTGATGCAGAAGGTGCTAAGAAAATAGTTCACCATCATTTAAAAAACGGCCAGCTGGTTTCCGAACTCTTGTATGAAAATCATGATGGTCACAAAGTGCAAAAGCGTGAGGAGATAGATTTTTATCAAAAGCAAGAAAGGGTGGTTATTAACCGGTCGGGATTTATAGATCCAGAAAACATTGATGAATATTTAAATTCAGGAGGTTATCAGGCTCTGCAATTAGGTCTTACCATGGAGCCTGAAGATATCATAACAGAAATACAAGCTGCTAATCTTAGGGGAAGAGGTGGGGGAGGCTTTCCTACGGGTTTGAAGTGGGAATATGCAAAAAAAGGCGATGAAAAAACTGAAAAATACGTTGTCTGTAATGCCGATGAGGGAGACCCTGGAGCATTCATGGATAGAAGCATTCTAGAAGGTGACCCTCATGTTGTTATCGAGGGTATGGCCATTGCAGGGTTAGCTATTGGAGCAAATCGAGGAATTATATATGTTAGAGCTGAATATCCTTTGGCTGTTAAAAGGCTTGAGAAAGCTATTAGTCAGGCAAAGGAATACGGGTATCTGGGAGAAAGAGTTTTAGGTTCAAACTTTTCTTTTGATATTGAGATCAAACAGGGAGCTGGAGCCTTTGTTTGCGGAGAGGAAACCGCCTTAATTGAAAGTGTTCATGGGAACAGGGGAATGCCAAGACCTAGACCGCCTTTCCCAGCCGAAAAAGGCCTCTATGATTCCCCAACTATTCTTAATAACGTAGAAACACTAGCAAATATACCTGTTATTTTGAATTGGGGTGCCCAAAAGTACAATGAACTTGGTACTAAAGATAGTAAAGGAACAAAAGTTTTTGCCATAACGGGAAAAGTGAGAAATACCGGACTATGTGAAGTTCCCATGGGCATTAAATTGAAAGATTTAATTTTTGATATCGGTGGAGGTATTAAGGATGACAAAGAGTTTAAGGCAGTCCAGATAGGTGGACCTTCAGGTGGGTGCTTGCCTCAAGAATCCCTAGACTTTCCCATCGAATATGATTCTCTCATAGATGCAGGAGCTATGATGGGTTCAGGGGGACTTGTAGTCATGGATACGAGTACTTGTATGGTAGACTTATCCCGGTTCTTTCTAAATTTTACCCAGAGTGAATCCTGTGGTAAATGTAACCCATGTCGTGAAGGAACAAAAAGGCTGTTAGAAATATTAAATCGGATTATTGACGGTTATGGAGAAAATGAAGATCTCAAAATCCTCAATCGATTAGGAAATAATATCATTAATACTTCTCTTTGTGGTTTGGGACAATCAGCACCTAATCCGGTACTAAGTACTATCAGGTACTTCGAGAATGAATACCTAGAACATATCAATAATAAGTACTGTCGAGCCGGGGTATGTAAGAATCTTACCACAATAGAAGTAGATCCAGAAAAATGTAGTGGGTGTGAAATTTGCAAGCAGATATGCCCCGTTGATGCAATAAAAGGTGAAAAGTCAGAGGTTCACAATATAGATTCGAAAGTGTGTATTAAGTGTAAAGAATGCATAGATAAATGTCCTCTTGAAGCAATTGAATAA
- the fdhF gene encoding formate dehydrogenase subunit alpha: MTDSQNQNTITIMADGNSYQTEPGESILNALERHGFHIPTLCYEEGLPIIGACRLCVVEISGARKLHPACSTPVADGMNIFTESEQVVEARREILKLLLANHDLRCLTCERNADCRLQDYCYRYKVEDTPYVGDTKNYPIDRSNPFFFRDYGKCIMCGKCVSICAEINGAYVYDFMDRGFDSKVTSAFDDELQNTTCTFCGMCVNVCPVGALVERSVEWRSRPWEVDKVLTTCPYCGVGCQMYLKVQDGEIVGVSRKKDSFTKGHLCGKGQFGWDFVHSKDRLTKPMIRKDGQLTEVSWDVAMEYISENLSRLYNESGSDAIAGLSSAKVTNEENYLFQKLLRTAFKTNHIDHCARLCHSSTVWGLATSFGSGAMTNSINELLETDCIVVIGSNTTEAHPVTGYRIKQANKMGKNLIVIDPRKIELTNYADEWLKLRPATNVALLNGIARVIYKEGLWDQEFVEARSEGFQDWIESIEGYTPERVQEITGVPKDKLIRTARLIGNSNKVTFVYAMGVTQYTQGTQNVLSIANLAILTGNVGRRGTGVNPLRGQNNVQGACDMGALPNYFPSYQPIEDPVARDKFKKVWGTVPEPKPGLTVTEIIEKAGTGDIRGLYIMGENPAVSDPDADEVERSLEETELLIVQDIFMTETAKLADVVLPATSFAETEGTFTNTERRVQRVRKAVEPPGQAKTDREILTLLANRLELNWNYNNDEEVMDEINKLAPFYGGITFARLENEGLQWPCYHTSHPGTEFLHKDQFSRGKGKFHPVKYIPPSEEPSKKYPLILNTGRWLYHFHTGTMSLRSQRLKWLRDEELAMVNPQVANELDIEDGDIVKIASRRGKVKSKVQVTDHVPQDMVFMTFHFPETLTNRLTTKAKDPICKIPELKSSAVRIEKE, encoded by the coding sequence ATGACTGACAGTCAAAACCAAAACACAATTACAATCATGGCAGATGGTAATTCATATCAAACAGAACCAGGAGAAAGTATTCTCAATGCCTTGGAAAGGCACGGATTTCACATTCCTACTCTTTGTTACGAAGAGGGACTGCCAATTATTGGCGCCTGCAGGTTATGTGTGGTAGAAATTTCGGGTGCCAGAAAACTACACCCAGCATGTAGTACACCGGTGGCAGATGGTATGAATATTTTTACTGAATCAGAACAGGTTGTTGAGGCCAGAAGAGAGATTTTAAAGCTACTGCTTGCAAACCATGATTTGAGATGTCTTACATGTGAGAGAAATGCCGATTGTAGGCTGCAGGATTACTGTTACCGCTATAAAGTGGAAGATACCCCTTATGTGGGAGATACTAAAAACTATCCTATAGATAGGTCAAACCCATTTTTCTTTCGAGATTACGGAAAATGTATCATGTGCGGAAAATGTGTTAGTATCTGCGCAGAAATAAATGGGGCCTATGTCTACGATTTTATGGATAGGGGCTTTGATTCGAAGGTTACCAGTGCTTTTGACGATGAATTACAGAATACTACTTGTACTTTTTGTGGTATGTGTGTCAACGTTTGCCCCGTAGGAGCTTTGGTAGAGCGTTCTGTCGAGTGGCGTTCTAGACCCTGGGAGGTAGATAAAGTACTGACTACCTGTCCTTACTGCGGAGTGGGCTGTCAAATGTATTTAAAAGTCCAGGACGGAGAAATAGTGGGTGTATCAAGAAAAAAAGATTCATTTACTAAAGGGCATCTATGTGGAAAGGGTCAATTCGGTTGGGATTTCGTTCATTCAAAAGATAGATTGACTAAGCCCATGATTAGAAAAGATGGCCAGTTAACCGAGGTTAGTTGGGATGTTGCCATGGAGTACATAAGTGAGAATTTATCAAGACTTTATAATGAAAGTGGCAGTGATGCCATAGCAGGACTTAGTTCGGCCAAGGTGACTAATGAAGAAAATTATCTGTTTCAAAAATTATTGAGAACAGCTTTCAAGACTAATCATATTGACCACTGTGCCAGGCTATGTCACAGCTCCACTGTTTGGGGGCTTGCCACTAGCTTCGGAAGCGGTGCTATGACTAATTCAATCAATGAGCTTTTGGAGACAGATTGTATTGTAGTGATAGGTTCAAATACTACTGAAGCTCATCCCGTTACAGGTTACAGAATAAAGCAGGCCAATAAAATGGGAAAAAATTTGATAGTGATTGATCCCAGAAAAATAGAATTAACTAATTATGCCGATGAATGGCTTAAACTGAGACCCGCTACTAATGTAGCTCTACTGAATGGTATTGCCAGAGTAATATATAAAGAAGGCTTATGGGACCAAGAATTTGTAGAAGCTAGAAGCGAAGGATTTCAGGATTGGATAGAATCTATTGAAGGATATACACCTGAAAGAGTCCAAGAAATAACGGGTGTTCCAAAGGATAAACTGATTAGAACCGCACGACTAATAGGTAATAGCAATAAAGTGACTTTTGTTTATGCTATGGGAGTTACCCAGTATACTCAGGGAACTCAGAACGTTTTATCTATAGCTAACTTGGCAATTTTAACAGGTAATGTAGGACGAAGAGGTACAGGTGTAAATCCCTTGAGGGGACAAAACAATGTTCAGGGTGCCTGTGATATGGGAGCTTTACCAAACTACTTCCCTTCATATCAACCTATCGAGGATCCAGTGGCTCGGGATAAATTTAAAAAAGTTTGGGGTACTGTTCCAGAACCCAAACCCGGGTTGACAGTAACGGAAATTATTGAAAAAGCAGGTACCGGTGATATTAGAGGACTATATATTATGGGGGAGAATCCGGCAGTTAGTGATCCCGATGCTGATGAGGTTGAAAGATCATTAGAGGAAACAGAATTATTGATTGTTCAAGATATTTTCATGACTGAAACGGCAAAACTTGCCGATGTAGTTCTACCTGCCACTTCCTTTGCTGAAACGGAAGGTACTTTTACCAATACTGAGAGAAGAGTACAGCGCGTTAGAAAGGCAGTTGAACCTCCGGGTCAAGCTAAAACAGACCGGGAAATTTTAACTCTGTTGGCTAATAGACTAGAACTTAACTGGAATTACAATAATGATGAAGAAGTGATGGATGAAATTAATAAATTGGCACCCTTTTATGGCGGGATCACTTTTGCTAGGTTAGAAAACGAGGGCTTACAGTGGCCTTGCTACCACACCTCACATCCTGGGACTGAATTTTTACACAAAGATCAGTTTTCAAGGGGAAAAGGTAAATTTCATCCTGTAAAATACATTCCCCCTTCGGAGGAGCCTTCAAAAAAGTATCCTTTAATCTTAAATACAGGGAGATGGCTTTATCACTTCCATACTGGCACCATGTCTCTAAGATCTCAGAGGCTTAAATGGCTTCGTGATGAAGAACTAGCTATGGTTAATCCCCAGGTTGCCAACGAATTGGATATAGAAGACGGGGATATAGTTAAGATTGCTTCCAGGCGCGGTAAAGTGAAATCAAAAGTTCAGGTTACAGATCATGTGCCCCAAGATATGGTGTTTATGACATTTCATTTCCCAGAAACCTTGACAAATCGTTTAACTACTAAGGCTAAAGATCCTATCTGTAAAATTCCTGAACTAAAAAGTAGTGCAGTTAGAATCGAGAAAGAATAG
- a CDS encoding methylglyoxal synthase, which translates to MRIALIAHDNKKDELLHFIKRYEHVLATHTLCATNSTGRLIAENTNLMVHRYQSGPLGGDQQIGSEIATGNVDFVFFLRDPLTAQPHEPDITALLRICDVHNIPVATNFATAEILVESVL; encoded by the coding sequence TTGAGAATAGCTTTAATTGCTCACGATAATAAAAAAGATGAATTGTTGCACTTTATTAAACGCTACGAACATGTGTTGGCAACACATACTTTATGTGCAACAAATAGCACCGGAAGATTAATCGCAGAAAACACAAACTTGATGGTACATCGCTATCAATCAGGTCCCTTAGGTGGAGATCAGCAGATAGGAAGTGAAATTGCAACCGGAAACGTGGATTTTGTATTTTTTCTTCGAGACCCGTTAACTGCTCAACCTCATGAGCCGGATATCACGGCACTACTGCGTATCTGTGATGTCCATAATATTCCGGTAGCCACCAATTTTGCAACAGCTGAAATTTTAGTGGAATCTGTGCTTTGA
- a CDS encoding DNA-3-methyladenine glycosylase, with amino-acid sequence MKLDYEFFQRDAVSVAKDLIGKLLVRNLNGEELICRIVDTEAYCGPEDKGCHAYQNKRTNRTEVMYKSGGYVYVYLIYGLHYCFNVVVSKQDRPEAVFIRAGEPISGLKTMRDNRNIKSNKKTELTNGPGKLSQAMAIDKSLNGQDLVASKEIYLRHACDSQSYQIIPAKRVNIDYAEEYTDKLWRFYIRDNPFVSIN; translated from the coding sequence GTGAAATTAGATTATGAATTTTTTCAAAGAGACGCCGTATCAGTAGCAAAGGATTTAATAGGGAAGTTACTTGTTAGAAATCTCAATGGGGAAGAATTGATTTGCAGGATAGTAGATACAGAAGCCTATTGTGGACCAGAAGATAAAGGCTGCCATGCTTATCAAAACAAGCGGACAAATCGTACTGAAGTTATGTACAAATCCGGCGGTTATGTCTATGTTTATCTTATTTATGGTTTACATTATTGTTTCAATGTAGTAGTCAGTAAACAAGACAGGCCAGAGGCGGTGTTTATTAGGGCTGGTGAGCCTATTTCAGGCCTTAAAACCATGAGAGATAATAGAAATATCAAATCCAATAAAAAAACTGAACTGACAAATGGCCCCGGGAAACTGTCCCAGGCTATGGCAATAGATAAATCCTTGAATGGCCAAGATCTAGTTGCCAGTAAGGAAATCTATCTTAGACATGCTTGTGATTCACAGAGCTATCAAATTATTCCTGCTAAAAGAGTGAATATCGATTATGCCGAAGAATATACAGACAAACTCTGGAGGTTTTATATCCGAGATAATCCTTTTGTTTCAATAAATTAA
- a CDS encoding YetF domain-containing protein translates to MEVVIRALIIYPWTVIIFRFMGKGITFQQKPYDFMVMMLIGSSAAALIVNRDVPIINSLVALAALGILHTIISTATLSNKLKYYIGGRPDILIRNGRIVKENLIKNQVNLDQLLAALRNQGYRRIHDIEFAVLEANGQMSVIPKSQYRPINPNDLSLNTIYEGIPTPLILDGQIILKNLEEIGLDIKWLKNKLSDRGITDPDYVLLALIDTDGSLYISEQPDIEPIRSFFIGEGKDKIQGKNPDNNLG, encoded by the coding sequence ATGGAAGTAGTAATCAGGGCGTTAATCATTTATCCATGGACTGTGATAATTTTCAGGTTCATGGGTAAAGGAATCACCTTTCAACAAAAACCTTATGACTTTATGGTTATGATGTTGATAGGTTCATCTGCGGCAGCACTAATAGTCAATAGAGATGTGCCTATAATCAATTCTTTAGTGGCATTAGCGGCATTAGGAATATTGCATACCATCATAAGTACTGCTACTCTCAGTAACAAATTAAAATATTACATTGGGGGTCGTCCTGATATTCTAATCAGGAATGGACGAATTGTGAAAGAAAACCTTATCAAAAACCAAGTAAATTTGGATCAGTTATTAGCAGCTTTAAGGAATCAAGGATATAGAAGAATTCATGATATTGAATTTGCCGTGTTAGAAGCCAATGGCCAGATGTCAGTCATCCCAAAATCTCAATACAGACCGATTAATCCTAATGATTTATCTCTCAATACAATATATGAGGGAATCCCCACACCTCTGATTTTAGATGGTCAAATTATATTAAAAAATTTGGAAGAGATCGGATTAGATATAAAATGGCTAAAAAACAAACTTTCGGATCGAGGTATTACTGATCCCGATTATGTGTTATTGGCGTTAATCGATACTGACGGAAGTTTATATATATCGGAACAACCAGATATTGAACCTATAAGATCCTTCTTTATTGGAGAAGGAAAAGATAAAATACAAGGAAAAAACCCGGATAACAATCTGGGATGA
- a CDS encoding DUF4097 family beta strand repeat-containing protein, which yields MKQKIILLAMSTLLLMTFTGCTKFEILLSETIEDKDNYTVETATTEAYHKDMKLDIETTNGDIVIDNWNEDHIKFEFKKVMYTTSQERAEEIAEETEIKFNRDGNDLIADVQKADMGSTESISINYHVKIPEEFNGKFNSTNGDITIEKMSGELDIDSTNGEISLTDISGKYIDITTTNGDIENQDINSDLTIDTTNGKIYISNLQGNSDITSTNGDVILTDITGDANIETVNGDITVSTLTGDLEYHTTNGDVQIE from the coding sequence ATGAAACAAAAGATTATTTTACTGGCTATGAGCACTTTATTGTTAATGACATTTACCGGCTGTACAAAATTTGAAATATTATTGTCAGAGACAATTGAAGACAAAGATAATTACACAGTGGAAACAGCTACCACAGAAGCTTATCATAAAGATATGAAGTTGGATATTGAAACTACTAATGGTGATATTGTAATAGACAACTGGAACGAAGATCATATCAAGTTTGAATTTAAAAAAGTTATGTATACCACATCACAAGAAAGGGCCGAAGAAATTGCAGAAGAAACTGAAATAAAGTTTAACAGAGATGGCAACGATTTAATAGCAGATGTGCAAAAAGCCGATATGGGATCTACTGAAAGTATATCTATAAATTATCATGTTAAAATCCCCGAAGAATTTAATGGTAAGTTTAATAGTACAAATGGTGATATTACTATAGAAAAAATGTCAGGAGAACTCGATATTGATTCTACTAACGGAGAAATAAGCTTAACTGATATAAGTGGTAAGTACATTGATATCACAACAACTAACGGTGATATTGAAAATCAAGATATAAACAGCGATTTAACAATAGACACAACCAATGGAAAGATTTATATCAGCAATTTACAGGGAAATTCAGATATTACGTCTACTAATGGTGATGTAATCCTGACAGATATAACGGGTGATGCGAATATAGAGACAGTTAACGGAGACATTACTGTCAGTACTTTGACTGGTGATTTGGAATACCACACTACTAATGGGGATGTCCAAATAGAATAA